The segment GACAGGGCCAGTGCGCGTTCGAAGGCCGACGCCGAGGTGGCGTCCGCGAGGGCCACCGGCTCGGCGAAGCCCTCGTACTGCCGGTAGATCTCGGCGTGTTCGTCCACGACCTTCAGGACCAGCTCGCCGAGGGCGGGGGAGCAGCGGAACTCCTGGCCGGTGGCCGCGGCCACGTCCCAACCGTGGACGGCGGTCTCCTTGATGATCAGGGATGCGATCTCGGGCGCGGGCATGACGGCGAATCCGAGGTCGACCTCGCCCTCCCAGACCGCGGGGTCGGCCCAGGCGGCGACGGCGCGGTCCAGTTGGGCGGCGTAGGCGCCGGCCCAGTCGGGCTCGGCGGTGAAGTCGCGCTCGGTCCACTCCCCGGGGAGCTGCTTGCGCAGGGCACGGTGCTCAAGGCCGTGGGAGGTGTAGAGGACCCAGTGGTTGACCAGGGTGCGGGTGTCCCATTTGCCGCAGGGCGTGGGCCCGGACAGCTGCTCGGGGGTGACGCCCCGGGCGACGCGGGCGGCTTCGGCGGCGGCTTCGGTCATGAGTGCGTGCAGGTTGTTCTCCATGGGTGCGACGCTAGGTGCGTGGTCGGAGGCCGGTCTTGAACAAACGCGACAGCGAGCCGGAGACGCCGCGCGGGGTGCTCCACCCCGCCGAGACGGCGCAGGTGAGCACCCTGGCCCGGTACGAGCCGGGGCCGGAGGCGGCCGCGTATGTGGAGTTCTACTGGCACGTGCGCTGGGATCTGCGCGGCAGGCCGCCGTACGAGACGAAAGTGCTGGCGCACCCCAATGTCCACCTCGTCTTCGAGGAACCCGAGCCGCTGGT is part of the Streptomyces sp. NBC_01262 genome and harbors:
- a CDS encoding TIGR03086 family metal-binding protein, which produces MENNLHALMTEAAAEAARVARGVTPEQLSGPTPCGKWDTRTLVNHWVLYTSHGLEHRALRKQLPGEWTERDFTAEPDWAGAYAAQLDRAVAAWADPAVWEGEVDLGFAVMPAPEIASLIIKETAVHGWDVAAATGQEFRCSPALGELVLKVVDEHAEIYRQYEGFAEPVALADATSASAFERALALSGRDAQWTPPRAAATR